One Palaemon carinicauda isolate YSFRI2023 chromosome 5, ASM3689809v2, whole genome shotgun sequence DNA window includes the following coding sequences:
- the LOC137641685 gene encoding phenoloxidase-activating factor 3-like → MRIKIILWLIPYVFLPGNAQTPNAGCTTYDGRQGSCISILKCPPLRQLLVQISIGNAQFSELRRNICLLGREPYVCCVFDRSPIPSQPPPATSPTPSLQPGGADLLPEQCGIKGLEDRIVAGQPAPLGAWPWMVVLNGKINNRRTWHCGGTLISERYVLTAAHCIDPGFGIELDFVRVGEHTIGQDPDCDPFGRCAPRPQDIRVERIVKHPSYNKPCKDCNDITLLRLATPVVLHRRYVMPICLPLNPVEDMGFPIEELQGKAAWAAGWGTISQNPFITITPDILQQVLLPIQRLPFCQSITSSYPDQSMVLCAGGDGKDTCRGDSGGPLVVTNNFGSKYFLIGLTSKGPGACGSKDTQGVYTAIHHYVPWILSNLEP, encoded by the exons ATGCGCATCAAGATAATCTTGTGGCTGATTCCATACGTCTTTCTTCCCGGGAATGCACAGACACCCAATGCAG GTTGCACTACTTATGATGGTCGCCAAGGGAGTTGCATTTCCATCCTGAAATGTCCACCTCTGAGACAGCTACTGGTGCAAATCAGCATAGGCAACGCCCAATTCTCCGAGCTACGAAG GAACATATGTCTACTAGGCAGGGAACCATACGTATGCTGTGTGTTTGACAGGAGCCCAATTCCCAGTCAGCCCCCACCTGCAACTTCCCCCACG CCGAGTCTCCAGCCTGGCGGAGCAGACTTGCTTCCAGAGCAATGTGGCATCAAAGGACTGGAAGACCGCATCGTCGCTGGACAACCAGCCCCACTGGGAGCTTGGCCGTGGATGGTGGTTCTGAATGGGAAAA TCAACAACCGAAGGACGTGGCACTGTGGGGGCACTCTCATCTCGGAGCGCTACGTTTTAACCGCGGCACACTGTATCGATCCCGGATTCGGCATCGAATT GGATTTCGTCAGAGTCGGCGAGCACACGATAGGACAGGATCCTGACTGCGACCCTTTCGGCCGATGCGCCCCAAGGCCTCAGGATATCCGAGTCGAGCGCATTGTCAAACATCCGTCTTACAACAAGCCTTGCAAAGACTGCAATGACATTACTCTTCTGAGACTGGCCACGCCAGTTGTCCTCCATCGAC GTTACGTGATGCCAATTTGCCTGCCTCTAAATCCTGTCGAGGACATGGGCTTCCCTATAGAAGAACTTCAGGGCAAAGCAGCGTGGGCCGCAGGCTGGGGCACCATTTCTCAAA ATCCCTTCATCACCATTACTCCTGATATCCTTCAGCAAGTGTTGCTCCCTATCCAGAGGCTTCCCTTTTGCCAGAGCATAACTAGCAGCTACCCTGATCAGTCTATGGTTCTGTGTGCAGGAGGAGACGGGAAAGATACATGCCGAGGAGACTCAG GCGGTCCGCTTGTCGTCACCAATAATTTCGGCAGCAAGTACTTCTTGATTGGACTAACGAGTAAAGGACCAGGAGCGTGTGGATCTAAAGATACCCAGGGAGTCTACACGGCCATTCATCACTACGTCCCCTGGATCCTCAGTAATCTAGAACCTTGA